The proteins below are encoded in one region of Casimicrobium huifangae:
- the leuC gene encoding 3-isopropylmalate dehydratase large subunit, with the protein MAGRTLYDKLFDAHVVRTESDGTALLYIDRHLVHEVTSPQAFEGLKLAGRQPWRKASMIAVPDHNTPTTPGFKTILDPVSRTQVDTLDANAREQGLVYFPVGDVRRGIVHVIGPEQGATLPGMTVVCGDSHTSTHGAFAALAFGIGTSEVEHVMATQCLPQKRSKSLLVRCDGRLPTGVTAKDLVLAVIGKIGTAGGTGYAMEFGGEAVRSLSMEGRMTLCNMAIEAGARAGMVAYDEVTETYVKGRPFAPKTSEQWEAATKYWRTLKSDDDAAFDRTAVLDASSLIPYVTWGTSPEMVITVDDRVPDPDSEKDAVKREGIARALAYMGLTPNTPVNEIKIDKVFIGSCTNSRIEDLRAAAAVVKGRRRADNVKLALVVPGSGLVKAQAEQEGLDKIFLAAGFEWREPGCSMCLAMNDDRLEPGERCASTSNRNFEGRQGAGGRTHLVSPAMAAAAGIAGHFVDVRRLG; encoded by the coding sequence ATGGCTGGCCGCACGCTTTACGACAAACTTTTTGACGCACACGTCGTCCGTACCGAAAGCGACGGCACGGCGCTGCTCTACATCGACCGCCATCTGGTGCACGAAGTCACCAGCCCGCAGGCGTTCGAGGGGCTGAAGCTGGCCGGCCGCCAGCCGTGGCGCAAGGCCAGCATGATTGCGGTGCCCGACCACAACACACCGACCACGCCGGGGTTCAAGACGATTCTCGATCCGGTGTCGCGCACCCAGGTGGACACGCTTGACGCCAACGCCCGCGAGCAGGGCCTCGTCTACTTCCCGGTGGGCGACGTCCGTCGCGGCATCGTGCATGTGATCGGCCCGGAGCAGGGCGCCACCTTGCCCGGCATGACGGTTGTCTGCGGCGATTCGCACACCTCCACGCACGGTGCCTTCGCGGCGCTCGCGTTCGGCATCGGTACCAGCGAAGTCGAGCATGTGATGGCAACGCAATGCCTGCCGCAGAAGCGCTCGAAATCGCTGCTGGTGCGCTGCGACGGCCGCCTGCCGACGGGCGTGACCGCGAAGGATCTGGTGCTCGCCGTCATTGGCAAGATTGGTACCGCTGGCGGCACCGGCTACGCCATGGAGTTCGGCGGCGAGGCGGTGCGCTCGTTGTCGATGGAAGGCCGCATGACCTTGTGCAACATGGCGATTGAGGCCGGCGCCCGCGCCGGCATGGTGGCCTACGACGAAGTGACCGAAACCTACGTGAAGGGCCGTCCTTTCGCGCCGAAAACCAGCGAACAATGGGAAGCCGCGACCAAATACTGGCGCACGCTCAAGAGCGATGATGATGCGGCGTTCGACCGCACGGCGGTGCTTGATGCCAGCTCGCTGATCCCTTACGTCACCTGGGGCACCTCGCCCGAGATGGTGATCACGGTGGACGACCGCGTACCCGATCCGGATAGCGAAAAGGACGCCGTCAAGCGTGAAGGCATCGCCCGCGCGCTTGCCTACATGGGCCTGACGCCGAACACACCGGTCAACGAAATCAAGATCGACAAGGTGTTCATTGGTTCCTGCACCAATTCGCGCATCGAGGATTTGCGCGCTGCGGCGGCCGTGGTCAAGGGCCGTCGCCGTGCCGACAACGTGAAGCTGGCGTTGGTGGTGCCGGGCTCCGGCCTGGTGAAGGCGCAGGCCGAACAGGAAGGCCTCGACAAGATTTTCCTCGCCGCCGGTTTCGAATGGCGCGAGCCGGGCTGCTCAATGTGTCTCGCGATGAACGACGACCGGCTGGAGCCGGGCGAGCGCTGCGCCTCTACCTCGAACCGCAATTTCGAAGGCCGTCAGGGCGCTGGTGGCCGCACCCATCTGGTGAGCCCGGCGATGGCGGCAGCGGCGGGCATCGCCGGTCACTTCGTTGATGTTCGCCGCCTCGGCTAG
- a CDS encoding entericidin A/B family lipoprotein: MKRILGVVALVLFATSLVACNTVQGVGKDVQKAGEKLEDAAKKK; encoded by the coding sequence ATGAAACGTATCCTCGGTGTTGTCGCGCTGGTTCTGTTCGCAACCTCGCTCGTTGCTTGCAACACGGTTCAGGGTGTCGGCAAGGATGTGCAGAAGGCGGGCGAAAAGCTCGAAGACGCGGCCAAGAAGAAATAG
- the leuD gene encoding 3-isopropylmalate dehydratase small subunit encodes MDKFTVHTGLVAPMDRANVDTDAIIPKQFLKSIKRTGYGPNCFDEWRYLDVGQPGMDNSKRPLNPQFVLNEQRFQGASILLARQNFGCGSSREHAPWALQQNGYRVVIAPSFGDIFYNNSLNNGLLVIRLPDAQVDRLFHDCAAFPGFQLTVDLDQQVVRATDGSFAFAFDIDASRRERLLNGWDDISLTLKNSDAIRAFEAKHYAAQPWLA; translated from the coding sequence ATGGATAAGTTCACCGTTCACACCGGTCTCGTCGCGCCAATGGATCGCGCCAATGTCGACACCGATGCGATCATCCCGAAGCAGTTCCTGAAGTCGATCAAGCGCACCGGCTACGGGCCGAACTGCTTTGACGAATGGCGCTATCTTGATGTTGGCCAGCCGGGCATGGACAACAGCAAGCGCCCGCTCAACCCGCAATTCGTGCTCAATGAGCAGCGTTTTCAGGGCGCCTCGATCCTGCTGGCGCGGCAAAACTTCGGCTGCGGCTCGTCGCGCGAACATGCGCCGTGGGCATTGCAGCAGAACGGCTATCGCGTTGTGATCGCACCGTCGTTCGGCGACATCTTCTACAACAACTCGCTCAACAATGGCCTGCTGGTGATCCGCTTGCCGGACGCGCAGGTTGATCGCCTGTTTCACGACTGCGCCGCGTTCCCCGGCTTCCAGTTGACGGTCGATCTCGACCAGCAGGTAGTGCGCGCCACCGATGGCAGCTTTGCGTTTGCCTTCGACATCGATGCCTCGCGCCGCGAGCGTCTGCTCAACGGCTGGGACGACATCAGCCTCACGCTCAAGAACAGCGACGCTATCCGCGCGTTCGAGGCGAAGCACTACGCGGCGCAGCCGTGGCTGGCGTAG
- the leuB gene encoding 3-isopropylmalate dehydrogenase encodes MKILILPGDGIGPEIVGQAVRVLEKFKAEGVPIELSHGLLGGAAHDAHGHPYPEVTQQQARAADAILLGCVGGPQYDTLPRAVRPEQGLLGIRKDLKLFANLRPAMLYPELAASSSLKPEVVAGLDIMIIRELTGDIYFGQPRGRRTNAAGEDEGFDTMHYAKSEVERIAHVGFRTAMKRNKKLCSVDKANVLDTSILWREVVTEIGKQYPEVQLSHMYVDNAAMQLVRAPKQFDVIVTGNIFGDILSDEASMLAGSIGMLPSASLDASNKGLYEPIHGSAPDIAGQNKANPIATVLSLAMMMRYSFSREDLAQRIETGVRKVLASGARTGDIALPGEAVIGTKAMGDALVAAV; translated from the coding sequence ATGAAGATCCTCATCCTCCCCGGCGACGGTATTGGCCCTGAAATTGTTGGCCAGGCCGTTCGTGTGCTCGAAAAATTCAAGGCGGAAGGGGTGCCGATCGAGCTGTCGCACGGTCTGCTCGGCGGCGCGGCGCACGACGCGCATGGTCACCCGTATCCCGAGGTGACGCAGCAGCAGGCGCGCGCGGCGGACGCCATCCTGCTCGGCTGCGTCGGCGGTCCGCAGTACGACACGCTGCCGCGTGCTGTACGGCCAGAGCAGGGCCTGCTCGGCATCCGCAAGGATCTCAAGCTGTTCGCCAATCTGCGCCCGGCAATGCTCTATCCCGAGCTGGCCGCGTCGTCGTCGTTGAAGCCCGAAGTGGTGGCCGGCCTCGACATCATGATCATCCGCGAATTGACGGGTGACATCTACTTCGGCCAGCCGCGCGGTCGCCGCACCAATGCAGCGGGCGAGGACGAAGGCTTCGACACCATGCACTACGCGAAGAGCGAGGTGGAGCGCATTGCGCACGTCGGTTTCCGTACGGCGATGAAGCGCAACAAAAAGCTGTGCAGCGTCGACAAGGCCAACGTGCTCGACACCTCGATCCTGTGGCGCGAAGTGGTCACCGAGATCGGCAAGCAGTACCCGGAAGTTCAGCTCTCGCACATGTATGTCGACAACGCGGCGATGCAGCTGGTGCGCGCGCCGAAGCAGTTCGACGTGATTGTCACTGGCAACATCTTCGGCGACATCCTCTCCGACGAAGCCTCGATGCTGGCGGGCTCCATCGGCATGCTGCCTTCGGCGTCGCTCGACGCCAGCAACAAGGGGTTATACGAACCGATCCACGGCTCGGCGCCGGACATCGCCGGCCAGAACAAGGCCAACCCGATCGCCACGGTACTTTCGCTGGCGATGATGATGCGCTATTCGTTCAGCCGGGAAGATCTCGCACAACGCATTGAAACCGGCGTCCGGAAAGTGCTGGCGAGTGGCGCGCGAACCGGCGATATCGCCCTGCCGGGTGAGGCCGTCATCGGCACCAAGGCGATGGGCGACGCACTGGTTGCCGCCGTGTAG
- a CDS encoding FimV/HubP family polar landmark protein: protein MTTALGQPLVAEVDLSVAPGDDVDSIRVNVASPAVYRAANVEYQGVLQTVRAQVLRRPNGTPYVRLASSQSINDPYLDILLEVNSSTGRLVREYVFLLDPPGAAAAQTIEPAQPARPPMAPLSAPTPAPAPTGRPAPASAPATVAPVNASRSSDGGSYTVKSGDTLSGIAGRNSLPGVSVEQLMIAIQRANPDAFSGGNINRLRAGATLSLPPASDAQGITQNNAVSEVRAQAASWRGYVARVADSVPNVAADRPTARASGRVSGAVADTGTNAASGDKLKLSQGERGKQANTESKVAATKALKEEQSRAAQLEKTKQDLEKALTLKSNTMADAQAKAKEAAKAPPAPPPAPAVAAKVEPPKAVAVAPAAPPKPEPAKVEPPKPAPAPAPAPVVAPPPPPPAPAPAPVAPPPPPPPTPVAPPPAPVAAPTSAPEPAPATAPAPVTPPPAPVAPPVAKAAPKAPPPPPADDGIMGFVGENPIPVAAAGLGVLGLGAYFLFGRRRKNDVPTVTSKIAEPVVNTMNPDTVFGTSGLGVVKTNDVPVQSQFSRSGMGTIDSGEVDPVAEAEVYIAYGREAQAEEILREALLRDSSRADVATKLAEICAAQGKRDAFDKLANDITAMDSSGEYRAKLADIASTHFPGHPLAGGGSSAAAPVSAPVAAPAPSPVVAAAPVVAATAAVASMAALDTPTAPGLRAAGPDLASAPSASSLDFVLDGMTIAKPSSSPAPAPAPAFVAAPAAAPVVPEVAQPVALGSGKKSLEQDLAELEASLKKATSSGQLPESAMDFTDFSTATPTNLGTVGPSMRPEMLDLSFDAGRQGFVDPTPSILDGQWHDASTKLDLARAYEEMGDREGAREILREVIHDGDEAQQAEAKSMLAKLGG, encoded by the coding sequence GTGACGACCGCGCTTGGCCAGCCGCTCGTCGCTGAAGTCGACCTCTCGGTCGCACCGGGTGACGACGTCGATTCGATTCGCGTCAATGTTGCTTCACCAGCGGTGTACCGCGCTGCCAACGTTGAGTATCAGGGCGTGCTGCAGACAGTGCGCGCGCAGGTGCTCCGGCGGCCGAATGGCACGCCGTATGTGCGCCTCGCCAGCAGCCAGTCAATCAACGATCCTTATCTGGACATCCTGCTCGAAGTGAACTCGAGCACCGGGCGCCTGGTTCGCGAATATGTGTTCCTGCTGGACCCTCCCGGGGCGGCAGCGGCACAAACCATTGAGCCGGCGCAACCCGCGCGGCCGCCGATGGCGCCATTGTCCGCCCCCACTCCGGCACCCGCTCCGACCGGGCGTCCTGCGCCCGCCTCTGCGCCTGCAACGGTTGCCCCGGTTAACGCTTCGCGCAGCAGTGACGGTGGCAGTTACACAGTGAAATCCGGCGATACGCTGTCCGGCATCGCCGGTCGCAACAGCCTGCCAGGGGTGTCGGTTGAGCAGTTGATGATCGCCATCCAGCGCGCCAATCCCGACGCCTTTTCCGGTGGCAATATCAATCGTCTCCGTGCCGGCGCCACGCTGAGCCTGCCCCCTGCGTCCGACGCGCAGGGCATCACCCAGAACAATGCGGTCAGCGAGGTGCGCGCCCAGGCGGCCAGCTGGCGCGGTTATGTTGCACGCGTCGCCGATTCCGTGCCGAACGTAGCCGCTGATCGCCCGACGGCGCGCGCCAGTGGCCGCGTGTCCGGCGCAGTTGCCGATACGGGTACAAACGCAGCCAGCGGCGACAAGCTGAAGCTGTCGCAGGGCGAGCGCGGCAAACAGGCCAATACCGAATCGAAGGTTGCTGCTACCAAGGCGCTCAAGGAAGAGCAGTCGCGTGCGGCGCAACTTGAAAAGACCAAACAGGATCTTGAAAAGGCGCTGACGCTCAAGAGCAATACGATGGCTGACGCGCAGGCGAAGGCCAAGGAGGCAGCCAAGGCGCCGCCAGCGCCGCCTCCGGCACCCGCTGTTGCGGCGAAGGTTGAGCCACCGAAAGCCGTTGCGGTGGCACCTGCCGCGCCGCCGAAGCCGGAACCGGCCAAGGTCGAACCGCCGAAACCTGCTCCGGCGCCAGCTCCCGCTCCGGTAGTTGCGCCGCCGCCCCCGCCGCCTGCACCGGCTCCGGCGCCAGTCGCGCCGCCACCGCCGCCGCCACCAACGCCGGTAGCACCACCACCTGCGCCCGTCGCAGCGCCGACGTCCGCTCCCGAGCCGGCGCCAGCCACTGCGCCTGCGCCAGTCACCCCGCCGCCGGCACCGGTGGCGCCGCCGGTCGCCAAGGCTGCACCGAAGGCACCGCCGCCCCCGCCGGCTGACGATGGCATCATGGGTTTTGTCGGTGAGAACCCGATTCCCGTGGCTGCTGCCGGCCTCGGCGTGCTTGGATTGGGCGCCTATTTCCTGTTCGGTCGCCGCCGCAAGAACGACGTGCCGACGGTCACCTCGAAGATCGCCGAGCCGGTGGTCAACACGATGAATCCGGACACCGTCTTCGGCACCTCGGGCCTCGGCGTGGTCAAGACCAATGACGTGCCAGTGCAGAGCCAGTTCAGCCGCTCTGGCATGGGCACCATCGATTCCGGTGAGGTTGATCCGGTGGCCGAAGCCGAGGTGTACATCGCCTACGGTCGCGAAGCGCAGGCCGAAGAAATCCTGCGTGAAGCCCTGCTGCGCGATTCCAGCCGTGCCGACGTGGCCACCAAGCTGGCCGAGATTTGCGCAGCGCAAGGCAAGCGAGACGCTTTCGACAAGCTCGCCAACGACATTACCGCGATGGATTCCAGTGGCGAATATCGCGCCAAGCTGGCAGATATCGCCTCAACACACTTCCCGGGCCATCCTCTGGCAGGTGGCGGTAGCAGTGCTGCCGCGCCGGTCAGCGCTCCGGTGGCCGCACCCGCGCCCTCGCCAGTGGTCGCTGCGGCCCCCGTCGTTGCTGCCACAGCCGCTGTGGCCAGCATGGCTGCGCTCGATACACCGACGGCTCCGGGCTTGCGTGCCGCAGGCCCTGACTTGGCCTCAGCGCCGAGCGCCAGCTCGCTGGACTTCGTGCTTGATGGCATGACCATCGCCAAGCCGTCCAGTTCGCCCGCACCGGCGCCGGCCCCCGCGTTTGTTGCCGCACCGGCAGCGGCACCGGTGGTGCCTGAAGTGGCGCAACCGGTCGCACTGGGCAGCGGCAAGAAGTCGCTGGAGCAGGATCTTGCCGAGCTCGAAGCATCGTTGAAGAAGGCAACGTCGTCGGGTCAGCTCCCGGAATCGGCGATGGACTTCACCGACTTCTCGACTGCGACGCCGACCAACCTCGGTACGGTCGGCCCGTCGATGCGTCCGGAAATGCTCGACCTCAGCTTTGATGCTGGCCGCCAGGGCTTCGTTGACCCGACGCCGTCGATCCTTGACGGTCAGTGGCACGATGCCTCGACCAAGCTTGACCTTGCCCGCGCCTATGAAGAGATGGGCGATCGCGAGGGTGCCCGCGAAATCCTGCGTGAAGTCATTCACGACGGTGACGAGGCGCAGCAGGCCGAAGCGAAGTCAATGCTGGCCAAACTGGGCGGCTAA
- the truA gene encoding tRNA pseudouridine(38-40) synthase TruA, with protein sequence MEPPQRATQRWALGLEYRGTAFCGWQRQVAQPSVQRALELALSQIAQTETTVIAAGRTDTGVHASLQVVHFDTTAAREPTAWVRGGNQFLPDDVAIRWAAPVDEQFHARFAARSRRYVYLLTSAPQRPGLHAGRVGWTHWPLDLARIEAALPALWGTHDFTSFRAAECQAKSPVKTIHSAVVQQRGAVLRFDFHADAFLHHMIRNIVGALVYIGSGRQPSGWLRELIAQRDRKLAAPTFAPDGLYLAGIEYDREHQLPEQFVDPCL encoded by the coding sequence ATGGAACCACCCCAGCGCGCCACTCAGCGCTGGGCGCTGGGGCTTGAGTATCGCGGCACTGCATTCTGCGGCTGGCAGCGCCAGGTCGCGCAGCCGTCGGTACAGCGGGCGCTCGAACTGGCGCTGTCACAGATCGCGCAGACCGAGACCACCGTCATCGCCGCGGGCCGCACCGATACCGGTGTGCATGCGTCACTGCAGGTCGTTCACTTCGACACCACCGCCGCGCGCGAGCCGACAGCCTGGGTGCGCGGCGGTAACCAGTTCTTGCCGGACGATGTCGCGATCCGCTGGGCGGCGCCCGTGGACGAGCAGTTCCATGCGCGCTTCGCGGCGCGCTCGCGCCGCTACGTCTATCTGCTGACCTCAGCGCCGCAGCGGCCCGGGCTGCATGCCGGCCGCGTCGGCTGGACGCACTGGCCGCTCGATCTCGCGCGCATCGAGGCAGCGCTGCCCGCGTTGTGGGGCACGCACGACTTCACGAGCTTTCGCGCCGCCGAATGCCAGGCCAAGTCGCCGGTCAAGACCATCCATTCGGCCGTCGTACAGCAGCGCGGCGCGGTGCTGCGCTTCGACTTTCATGCCGACGCCTTCCTGCATCACATGATCCGCAATATCGTCGGCGCGCTGGTCTACATCGGTAGCGGCCGCCAGCCAAGTGGCTGGCTGCGCGAACTGATCGCCCAACGCGACCGCAAGCTGGCGGCGCCGACCTTCGCGCCGGACGGACTGTATCTCGCTGGAATTGAGTACGATCGCGAGCATCAGCTACCCGAGCAATTCGTCGATCCATGTCTCTGA
- a CDS encoding phosphoribosylanthranilate isomerase: MSSLASQARTRIKICGLREEEHVDAAVESGADAIGFVLYPPSVRAITLAHCAALARRVPAFVSTVALFVNPTRDEVSTALATARIDLLQFHGSEPEDFCASFGRPYLKAFAVCEGFDLLQSAVQYASASALLLDTPSAGHGGSGKTFDWQLVNTPNIANAPVPRVVLSGGLTAANVADALSAVRPFAVDVSSGVEVSRGQKSTDLIKQFCRAVHAADVTSP, encoded by the coding sequence ATGAGCTCACTCGCCTCGCAAGCACGGACCCGCATCAAGATCTGCGGGCTGCGTGAAGAAGAGCACGTCGACGCGGCCGTTGAATCGGGCGCGGACGCAATCGGCTTTGTGCTGTATCCGCCCAGCGTACGCGCGATCACGCTCGCCCATTGCGCTGCGCTTGCGCGCCGGGTGCCGGCGTTTGTGAGCACGGTCGCGCTGTTCGTGAACCCGACGCGTGACGAGGTCTCGACGGCGCTCGCGACGGCGCGCATCGACCTGCTGCAGTTTCACGGCAGCGAGCCCGAGGACTTCTGCGCGAGCTTCGGACGGCCCTATCTCAAGGCATTCGCGGTCTGCGAGGGCTTCGATTTACTACAATCGGCAGTTCAGTACGCCTCCGCATCGGCCCTCCTGCTGGACACGCCGAGCGCTGGACACGGCGGCAGTGGAAAGACCTTCGATTGGCAGCTAGTCAACACTCCAAACATCGCAAACGCGCCCGTGCCTCGGGTCGTTTTGTCTGGTGGCTTGACTGCTGCAAATGTGGCCGACGCGCTTAGCGCGGTCCGTCCCTTCGCGGTGGATGTCTCGAGCGGCGTAGAAGTCTCGCGCGGCCAGAAGTCCACCGATCTCATCAAGCAGTTTTGCCGCGCCGTACACGCGGCTGATGTCACCAGCCCTTGA
- the trpB gene encoding tryptophan synthase subunit beta yields the protein MKPYDLPDSHGHFGPYGGTFVAETLIAALEELKAQYAKYQHDPAFKAEFEHELKYFVGRPSPVYHAKRWSDMLGGAQIYFKREDLNHTGAHKINNCIGQALLAKRLGKPRVIAETGAGQHGVATATIAARYGLECVVYMGSEDVKRQAQNVYRMKLLGASVVPVESGSKTLKDALNEALRDWVTNVDNTFYIIGTVAGPHPYPMMVRDFQSVIGTECIAQMPEVAGRQPDAVIACVGGGSNAMGIFYPYIPYEKTRLIGVEAAGEGIATGKHSASLTQGVPGVLHGNRTYLLQDEDGQIIETHSVSAGLDYPGVGPEHAYLKDSHRAEYVSITDDEALKAFHDCCRIEGIIPALESSHAIAHATRIAPTMAKDQILLVNLSGRGDKDMHTVAQRSGLEWK from the coding sequence ATGAAACCCTACGACCTGCCCGATAGCCACGGCCACTTCGGCCCATACGGCGGCACTTTCGTTGCCGAAACCCTGATTGCCGCGCTCGAAGAGCTCAAGGCGCAGTACGCGAAATACCAGCACGACCCGGCGTTCAAGGCCGAGTTCGAGCACGAGCTGAAATACTTCGTCGGCCGTCCCAGCCCCGTTTACCACGCCAAACGCTGGAGCGACATGCTCGGCGGCGCGCAGATCTACTTCAAGCGCGAAGACCTCAATCACACTGGCGCCCACAAGATCAACAACTGCATCGGCCAGGCGCTTCTGGCGAAGCGCCTCGGCAAACCGCGGGTGATCGCCGAAACCGGCGCCGGCCAGCACGGCGTAGCGACCGCCACGATCGCCGCGCGCTATGGCCTCGAATGCGTTGTCTACATGGGCAGCGAGGACGTCAAGCGCCAGGCGCAGAACGTCTATCGCATGAAGCTGCTGGGCGCGAGCGTGGTGCCCGTCGAGAGCGGATCGAAGACGCTGAAAGACGCGCTGAACGAAGCGCTGCGCGACTGGGTGACCAACGTCGACAACACCTTCTACATCATCGGCACCGTTGCCGGTCCGCACCCGTATCCGATGATGGTGCGCGACTTCCAGTCAGTGATCGGCACCGAATGCATCGCGCAAATGCCCGAAGTCGCCGGTCGCCAGCCCGACGCGGTGATCGCCTGCGTCGGCGGAGGCTCCAACGCGATGGGCATCTTCTATCCGTACATCCCGTACGAGAAGACGCGCCTGATCGGCGTCGAGGCGGCGGGTGAGGGTATCGCCACCGGCAAGCACTCGGCGTCGCTCACGCAGGGCGTGCCCGGCGTGCTGCACGGCAATCGCACCTATCTGCTGCAGGACGAAGACGGCCAGATTATCGAGACGCATTCGGTCAGCGCGGGCCTCGACTATCCGGGCGTCGGCCCCGAGCATGCCTATCTCAAGGACAGCCACCGCGCCGAGTACGTGAGCATCACCGACGACGAAGCACTGAAGGCATTCCACGACTGTTGCCGCATCGAGGGCATCATCCCCGCCCTCGAATCGAGCCACGCGATCGCGCACGCAACGCGCATCGCGCCAACGATGGCGAAAGACCAGATCCTGCTGGTGAACCTTTCAGGTCGCGGCGACAAGGACATGCATACCGTGGCGCAACGCTCCGGACTGGAGTGGAAGTAA
- the trpA gene encoding tryptophan synthase subunit alpha, with product MSTSNSNRIDATFAALKASNRKALIPFITAGDPSLDSTLPTMHALAMAGADVIELGVPFSDPMADGPVIQRSSERALAKGMSLRKVLAIVTEFRKTNSKTPVVLMGYANPIEAIGQAKFVDAAAAAGVDGVLVVDYPPEEADDFSALLQGKGLAPIFLLAPTSTPERIAHVARLARGYVYYVSLRGVTGAGHLDVDEVAGKVAAIKAAVPVPVGVGFGIRDGATAKRIGAFADAVVIGSALVQTMFDAPADQVANAGGAWLGEVRKAMDA from the coding sequence ATGAGTACCAGCAACAGCAACCGCATCGACGCAACCTTTGCTGCGCTCAAGGCAAGCAACAGAAAGGCGCTGATCCCGTTCATCACCGCCGGCGACCCCTCGCTGGATAGCACCTTGCCGACCATGCACGCACTTGCCATGGCGGGTGCGGATGTGATCGAACTGGGTGTGCCATTCTCCGACCCGATGGCCGACGGCCCGGTGATCCAGCGCTCGTCCGAACGCGCGCTGGCCAAAGGGATGTCGTTGCGCAAGGTGCTCGCGATCGTCACCGAGTTCCGCAAGACGAACAGCAAGACACCCGTGGTGCTGATGGGCTACGCCAATCCGATTGAAGCGATCGGGCAGGCGAAGTTTGTCGATGCCGCCGCTGCCGCAGGTGTTGATGGCGTGTTGGTGGTGGACTATCCACCCGAAGAAGCCGACGACTTCTCGGCGTTGCTGCAAGGCAAGGGACTGGCGCCGATCTTCCTGCTCGCGCCGACGTCCACGCCGGAACGCATCGCGCATGTCGCACGCCTCGCACGTGGCTACGTGTACTACGTGAGCTTGCGTGGCGTTACTGGCGCTGGTCATCTCGACGTTGACGAGGTGGCCGGCAAGGTAGCGGCGATCAAGGCGGCCGTGCCGGTGCCAGTCGGTGTTGGTTTCGGCATTCGTGATGGTGCCACCGCCAAACGCATCGGCGCGTTCGCTGACGCCGTGGTGATCGGTTCCGCGCTGGTACAGACGATGTTCGATGCACCGGCGGATCAGGTCGCCAACGCTGGCGGCGCGTGGCTGGGTGAAGTGCGCAAAGCAATGGATGCCTGA
- a CDS encoding SDR family oxidoreductase, whose protein sequence is MRLKNKVAIVTGGAQGFGLGIVERFAAEGAKIMIVDVQGDAAIAAAAKCPDAHGMRADVSKSADWADIAQSTLDAFGRIDIVVNNAGVSHRNQPMLEVDEAEFDRVYAVNVKSIYLSAQHCVPVFRQQGAGCFVQIASTAGVRPRPGLTWYNGSKGAVILTSKSMAVELAKDNIRVNCINPVAGETPLLATFMGEDTPEKRALFRASIPLGRLSTPKDIANAALFLASDEAEFITGACLEVDGGRCV, encoded by the coding sequence ATGCGATTGAAAAACAAGGTTGCCATCGTCACCGGTGGCGCACAGGGGTTCGGGCTCGGCATCGTTGAGCGCTTCGCTGCTGAAGGCGCGAAGATCATGATCGTCGATGTGCAGGGGGACGCGGCGATTGCGGCCGCAGCCAAATGCCCGGACGCGCACGGCATGCGGGCGGACGTGTCGAAGTCGGCGGACTGGGCCGACATCGCGCAGTCAACGCTCGACGCTTTTGGCCGCATCGACATCGTGGTCAACAACGCCGGCGTGTCGCACCGTAACCAGCCGATGCTGGAAGTCGACGAGGCTGAATTCGACCGTGTTTACGCGGTCAACGTGAAGTCGATCTATCTCTCGGCGCAGCATTGCGTGCCGGTGTTTCGCCAGCAGGGCGCCGGCTGCTTCGTGCAGATCGCGTCCACGGCTGGCGTTCGCCCACGCCCCGGTCTCACGTGGTACAACGGCTCGAAGGGTGCGGTGATCCTCACCAGCAAGTCGATGGCGGTGGAGCTGGCGAAGGACAACATCCGCGTCAACTGCATCAATCCGGTGGCGGGCGAGACGCCGCTGCTGGCCACCTTCATGGGTGAGGACACGCCCGAGAAACGCGCTCTGTTCCGCGCTTCCATCCCGCTCGGTCGTCTTTCCACTCCGAAAGACATTGCCAACGCGGCGCTGTTTCTCGCCAGCGACGAGGCGGAATTCATCACGGGTGCCTGCCTTGAGGTGGATGGCGGGCGCTGCGTCTAG